A stretch of Bifidobacterium sp. ESL0704 DNA encodes these proteins:
- the leuS gene encoding leucine--tRNA ligase → MSDNEQGAASSANTASVPSYRYNAQMAQDIEEKWQKTWDEKGTFWAANVKGDLRDGNGQLADGRTPYFAMDMFPYPSGKGLHVGHPLGYLATDVVSRYHRMKGENVLHAMGYDAFGLPAEQYAVQTGQHPRVTTEANIANMRRQLHRMGLSFDNRRTFATIDPGYMRWTQWIFSRIYDAWYDPDFVRPDGGKGSARHIDTLIDQFKSGERAIPGFEDSGKGWDELTEAEQADVLNDFRLAYISKSPVNWCPGLGTVLANEEVTAEGKSERGNFPVFQRELRQWSMRITAYGHRLIEDLDIIDWPQKVKLMQRNWIGESHGASVHFKVATPNGERDMEIYTTRPDTLFGTTFAVVSPEHDLLADAPAAWPEDTPESWKGGYATPAEGIKAYRLAAESKTAQDRVDEGGEKTGLFTGLYAVNPITGDKLPLFTADYVLMDYGTGAIMAVPGGDQRDYDFATKFGLPVIYTVEPLPDSGENLSDYEGKAPFVSHDGIVINSSTEHTAAKGDALSLDGLRVNDAIDKVNKWLESAGVGKGTVSYRLRDWLFSRQRYWGEPFPIVYDEDGVPYLLPDSMLPINLPDVPDYSPKTFDPMDAESNPEAPLSRNEDWVKVTLDLGDGPKTYYRDTNTMPNWAGSCWYYMRYLDPNDTEHMVDSDEYEYWMGPNHNQESGKTGGVDLYVGGVEHAVLHLLYSRFWHKILFDLGYVDSPEPFHKLFNQGMIQAYAYTDDRGQYVPAAEVEEGPADASGEPTFTWNGQHANREFGKMGKSLKNIITPDDMYARYGADTFRLYEMSMGPLDESRPWNDRNVVGGMRFLQRLWRNVLDENTGEVTVTDETPDAKTLKLLNNTIADVTVEMENMRPNTAIAKLIVLNNKLTGLNAVPRAAVEPLILMLSPIAPHICEELWQKLGHNESLAHEPWPKADERYVGEDTVTAVVQVKGKVRAKLEVSPSIDPDELKDMALKAVADRLGGKEPRKVIVKAPKIVSIVPAE, encoded by the coding sequence ATGAGCGACAATGAGCAAGGCGCGGCTTCGAGCGCCAATACAGCAAGTGTTCCGTCATACCGATACAACGCGCAGATGGCGCAGGATATCGAAGAAAAATGGCAGAAAACGTGGGATGAGAAGGGCACCTTCTGGGCCGCGAACGTCAAAGGCGATCTGAGGGACGGCAACGGGCAACTTGCGGATGGGCGTACCCCCTACTTCGCGATGGACATGTTCCCGTATCCTTCCGGCAAGGGCCTGCATGTAGGCCATCCGTTGGGCTACCTCGCCACCGATGTCGTCAGCCGCTATCACCGCATGAAAGGCGAGAACGTGCTGCATGCCATGGGTTATGACGCGTTCGGCCTTCCGGCCGAGCAGTACGCCGTGCAGACCGGCCAGCACCCGCGGGTGACTACCGAGGCCAACATCGCCAACATGCGCCGTCAGCTGCACCGCATGGGCCTGAGCTTCGACAACCGCCGCACCTTTGCCACCATCGACCCCGGCTACATGCGCTGGACGCAATGGATTTTCTCTCGCATCTACGACGCGTGGTACGACCCCGATTTTGTGCGTCCTGACGGCGGCAAAGGCTCCGCCCGCCACATCGACACGCTGATCGACCAGTTCAAGAGCGGCGAACGCGCCATCCCCGGCTTCGAGGATTCCGGCAAGGGCTGGGACGAGCTGACCGAAGCCGAGCAGGCCGATGTCTTGAACGACTTCCGTCTGGCCTATATCTCCAAGTCGCCGGTCAACTGGTGCCCGGGGCTCGGCACGGTGCTGGCCAACGAAGAGGTCACCGCCGAGGGCAAGTCCGAACGCGGCAATTTCCCGGTCTTCCAGCGTGAGCTGCGTCAGTGGTCGATGCGCATCACCGCCTACGGCCACCGTCTGATCGAAGACCTTGATATCATCGACTGGCCCCAGAAGGTCAAACTCATGCAGCGCAACTGGATCGGGGAATCCCACGGTGCCTCCGTCCACTTCAAAGTCGCCACCCCCAACGGCGAGCGGGACATGGAGATCTACACGACCCGTCCCGATACACTCTTCGGCACCACCTTCGCCGTGGTCTCGCCCGAGCATGATCTGTTGGCCGACGCTCCTGCGGCATGGCCGGAAGACACTCCGGAAAGCTGGAAGGGTGGCTATGCCACACCTGCGGAAGGTATCAAGGCCTATCGCCTCGCGGCCGAATCCAAGACCGCGCAGGACCGCGTCGACGAGGGCGGCGAGAAGACCGGCCTGTTCACCGGCCTCTATGCCGTCAACCCCATCACCGGCGACAAACTGCCACTCTTCACCGCAGACTATGTGCTGATGGACTACGGCACCGGCGCCATCATGGCGGTGCCCGGCGGCGACCAGCGCGATTATGATTTCGCCACTAAATTCGGGCTGCCGGTTATCTATACCGTCGAACCGCTGCCGGATTCGGGTGAGAACCTGAGCGATTACGAAGGCAAGGCGCCGTTCGTCTCGCACGATGGCATCGTCATCAACTCCTCGACCGAGCACACCGCAGCCAAGGGCGATGCGCTGAGCCTTGACGGGCTGCGCGTCAACGACGCCATCGACAAGGTCAACAAGTGGCTCGAATCCGCGGGCGTCGGCAAAGGCACCGTCAGTTACCGCCTGCGCGACTGGCTCTTCTCCCGCCAGCGCTACTGGGGCGAGCCGTTCCCGATCGTCTATGATGAGGACGGTGTGCCGTATCTGCTGCCGGACTCCATGCTGCCGATCAACCTGCCCGATGTGCCGGACTACAGCCCCAAGACCTTCGATCCGATGGATGCCGAAAGCAATCCCGAGGCGCCGTTGAGCCGCAACGAGGACTGGGTCAAGGTTACGCTCGACCTGGGCGACGGTCCCAAGACCTACTACCGCGACACCAACACGATGCCCAACTGGGCCGGTTCCTGCTGGTATTACATGCGCTACCTCGATCCGAACGACACCGAGCATATGGTCGATTCGGACGAATACGAATACTGGATGGGCCCGAACCACAACCAGGAATCAGGCAAGACCGGCGGCGTCGACCTCTACGTCGGCGGCGTCGAGCACGCGGTGCTGCATCTGCTCTACTCGCGTTTCTGGCACAAGATCCTCTTCGATCTGGGCTATGTCGATTCCCCGGAACCGTTCCACAAGCTCTTCAACCAGGGCATGATCCAGGCCTACGCCTACACCGACGACCGCGGCCAGTACGTGCCCGCCGCCGAGGTGGAGGAGGGACCGGCCGACGCGTCCGGCGAGCCCACCTTCACTTGGAACGGCCAGCATGCCAATCGCGAGTTCGGCAAGATGGGCAAGAGCCTCAAGAACATCATCACCCCCGACGACATGTACGCGCGCTACGGCGCCGACACGTTCCGCCTCTACGAGATGAGCATGGGCCCGCTCGACGAGTCCCGCCCTTGGAACGACCGCAACGTCGTGGGCGGCATGCGCTTCCTGCAGCGGCTGTGGCGCAATGTCCTTGACGAAAACACCGGCGAGGTCACCGTGACCGACGAGACTCCCGACGCCAAGACACTGAAGCTGTTGAACAACACCATCGCCGACGTGACCGTCGAGATGGAGAACATGCGGCCCAACACCGCCATCGCCAAGCTCATCGTCCTGAACAACAAGCTCACCGGCCTCAACGCTGTGCCGCGCGCCGCCGTCGAGCCGCTGATTCTCATGCTTTCGCCGATCGCCCCGCACATCTGCGAGGAACTCTGGCAGAAGCTCGGCCACAACGAGTCTCTGGCCCATGAGCCGTGGCCGAAGGCCGACGAGCGTTACGTTGGCGAGGACACCGTCACCGCCGTGGTGCAAGTCAAGGGCAAGGTCCGTGCCAAGCTCGAGGTCAGCCCCTCGATCGACCCCGACGAGCTCAAGGACATGGCGTTGAAGGCCGTGGCCGACCGTTTGGGTGGCAAGGAGCCGCGCAAGGTCATCGTCAAGGCGCCGAAGATCGTCTCCATCGTTCCGGCGGAGTAA
- a CDS encoding helix-hairpin-helix domain-containing protein produces the protein MGIHFDGRAISQDRSAARRLHSSAVSSDGSQAVRIGEPDAALLRAGLPPLPPIESWLIEPGEGREKPEDNSRSIAFNDQDSTLDTATDNPDSTLKETDSDALADSDGQLTVQSAAQRQSIPRLVFKPAQAVAVMLILMAALCASLTMLVTQAINYNKQQAEASSSASLNAGTAAHGQAAKRQHGKASKSDDASPSSQSPGSAGSAGQGGGAATPANPSAGTGKATGQAGASAGSSDLVNINTADSTRLQQIKGVGPVMAQKIIDYRSSIGRFTSVDQLLKVSGIGQKTLEKIRGQVTV, from the coding sequence ATGGGCATTCATTTCGATGGCAGGGCAATAAGTCAAGACCGGTCTGCGGCCAGGCGGCTGCATTCGTCCGCCGTGTCTTCGGATGGGTCGCAGGCAGTACGAATTGGCGAACCCGACGCGGCACTATTGCGCGCGGGTCTCCCTCCTTTACCACCTATCGAAAGCTGGCTCATCGAGCCAGGCGAGGGCCGAGAAAAACCCGAGGACAACAGCCGTTCCATAGCTTTCAATGACCAGGATTCAACGCTCGATACGGCAACTGATAATCCCGATTCGACGCTCAAGGAAACCGATTCGGACGCACTGGCCGATTCGGATGGGCAGCTGACCGTTCAATCGGCTGCTCAGCGGCAATCCATACCCCGGCTGGTGTTCAAACCCGCGCAGGCGGTGGCTGTGATGCTGATACTGATGGCCGCCTTATGCGCAAGCCTGACGATGCTGGTGACCCAGGCGATCAACTACAACAAACAACAAGCTGAAGCCTCATCTTCCGCAAGCCTCAACGCAGGAACGGCTGCACATGGCCAAGCCGCGAAACGGCAACACGGGAAAGCCTCAAAATCAGACGACGCTTCGCCTTCATCGCAAAGTCCGGGTAGCGCTGGTAGCGCAGGACAGGGCGGTGGCGCGGCAACGCCGGCGAATCCGTCGGCTGGCACAGGCAAGGCAACAGGGCAGGCCGGGGCTTCGGCCGGTTCATCCGATCTCGTCAATATCAACACTGCCGATAGCACGCGGCTTCAGCAGATCAAAGGCGTCGGTCCGGTGATGGCGCAGAAAATCATCGACTACCGTTCGTCGATAGGACGTTTCACAAGCGTCGACCAGCTGCTCAAGGTTTCGGGCATCGGGCAGAAAACGCTTGAAAAGATACGCGGGCAGGTGACGGTCTGA